A stretch of DNA from Sebastes umbrosus isolate fSebUmb1 chromosome 14, fSebUmb1.pri, whole genome shotgun sequence:
gACACTCTGACCTTCCGACCAAGGAGAGAGGAATTAatagaaaattccatcacacacctaaaacacttaaactgatattgatttttttaggtgagcctttctttgaggtgtctaaaataaatttttctgccggccccgtccacagcagtacattactttgcttttGTATGGTAAGTCCTatcgccgaccgccatctactgcaggtaatacactgactatggataagtacctcatacaaccccacttcaaaacacctgaactatccctttaaggtatcaGTAAAAGCACTCATAATGCAGAAAAATGATCGCTGTGAATAAATGGTGCCGCCCTACAAAAAATGGATATCTTTACCTCTTTTGGCCTTGaacaattatttaaataaaaccatGTACGTGTATGAGAGGGTAAAGCCAACCTTTGGCAACACTGCCGTCGCCGTCAGGTAAGATGACCCAGGGCACAATCTTGTCACCGTCGATGTGGTAGACGACGCCCGTCCTGTCGTCGACGCTGTAGAGCTTCCCGTTGAACACCACCAGCTCAGACAGCTCCATCCCCCTTCCCTTCTCCGACAGGTGGCTTTCCAGCAGCACCCTGTCCTCATCCCACTGAACCGCCACCTTTTCAAGACTTTTGGACAGCAACAGGTGCCCCCGCCGCATGTAGCTGAACCACGTCAGCTTCTTGTCGCTACGAGAACTCGTGTCCAGGTCGGCGATGACTGCGATGCGGTAGCGGGTGCCCTGCGACGTGTGCTCGGGCGGACTGAGAGGGTAGGTGTCATTGTAGCTGGAGTCTGACGGTTGGGTGTCGCCGCGACTCGGTCTCCAGACGTGCGAGTCGTAGGAGCGGGACCGAAAGCCCGAGGTCAAGTGCATGGAGATCAGCAGGAGCAGGGCCAGGAAGAAGGCCACCGCCACGATGGGCCTCCACTTAAGGCGGAAACGAGGGTCAGTGGTGTTGGCCATCGACGCCAACATAGGAAGGCCTCCGACAGAGATACGCAGAGAGTTCATCGGCTCATTCTGCTCCAGTCGAGTGAAGCCTGGGGGAGCAGGCATGGAGGACGGAGGCCTGGAGGGAcctaaagaaaaacagagagagacggtAAGGCCACTTGTACGACACGAAACAGGGCAGCAGGCTGTCAAACTGAAAGATATGGCCTCaaaatctctcttttcttttcctgtaaaacataaaaataaactcaATCTCGCCTGTGTATCTGTGTGAATGGTGCAGAGCTTGAACtatgtctcttgtgtgtttgtgtattttgtcCTCATTCCAGGTTTCCACGGAGGAGAGGGAGGTCCTGTGGCTCAGGTCTtatctgtttgttgtttgtctACACAAATCTAAGCTTGCAAATTTGCATTGGCAAATGAACAAGCCAATATGCCGGTAAGTTTAATTTCATCATATGTACAGATGATGTAAAAACAGCCCTCTTTACAGCCCACTTATGGTGCAGTTATAGTAAAGTAAAAGGGAAAGATCTTCAGGTGGCATTTAATAATGCATTCAGAATCATGGTATGATTATGTCCCTGTGTTTCTGTCATCgtattgtatttattatcttatatttGAGTTGGACCTAcgtgtctgaaataaagttgaATTAAATTGATATAATTTTGTCATCCTGATTCTGTAATTTTACTATGTTGGTCTATTCATTATTCTGttgcacgtctgtccgtcctggaGGAGGGattcctcctctgttgctcttcctgaggtttcttccatttttcccCCCGTATtttttgaggattttgttctctctttgtttcactttgtacTGAAGCTAAACATGCTCTAACGTCCGTTTCACTGTGACTTTAAAGTGAGACTGTAACGTTTGTTTAAAgctgtaactttcagaaaatattgaataattttGATAAACtgtcactcgccaactccgatcaaacggtcaaactaggcagcgctgatcaaatatgaatcaatattctgttactgtaatgcctatttctcggctcaaatgttttcggaaacatcttgtagtgtaccgttcagctgtaaaatgagaaagtttgcttcgGCCGGTGATGGgctttggctcgactgttttcaacatggcagccgggtcacaaatacattattgatacagtgttttggagaatctatacaaaatcacaacacataatatcgatattttcttacaccctacctttcacaataaaagccctagacatataatatttgcatgCGAGAATTTTGCAGTTTTGTGTCgcttattcgtcacgcccctcCGGTGTGTAAAAGCCTTAAGGCTGTTCATAGTAGCAAAACCATTGAGTGTATTACATTGAGTAGTGGTGTGTTTTATTActtatgaattcaacttttcatttgaaaaaggaaaaatgtgttacttgttCTTTCAAAAGTTACATAGCCTTGCTTAAATATGGGAAATTGTTCCTCAAATACAGGTCACCATTCAGGTTATACACAGGATAAGTTTTGCTTATCAGTAACAAGCCGTTAGTTGAGCTGTACAGATACAATCATATCGTGAATTTCAGTTGGCAGGAAATGGTTGTTACACCTGCTTCGCCCTGTGGGACGATACCAACACTAAACCGAAGGGCTTGATCGAAATGTTCCTTCATCCTctaaagacatttaaatgagtTTGCAAAATCAGGCCGTGACTTGGGCCTATCTGTGAGGAAATACTAGTTCTCCACAATGATAACAAAAAACTATGTATGATAGCAATGTTAAGACAAGTAATTCAATGAAAACattacaaacaaacattttaacaagTCAACTGAAGTCAAACAAGTTTCATTCAAACATTAGCCAACATGACATTTAGATGATAAAAGTCAATCTAATCCTACTCACATAGTCTCAGAAGTCTTTGTTCATCAATCAAACCTCTAATCCTGGTGGCAGGCAGGTCGTTCATCTAAGCCTCTATTATAATTCTGGTAGGAGCTCACACGAGTGAGTTTATGCCGGGTTAATCATTACACAACAAGAAGCAGGAAGTAGTGAATATCAAGTGGCAGCTAACATTGTCAACGTGGAGGTTGGGAGGAGCCCAGTAAGTGACAATGAAGGGAAGGGCGGCGGTGAACAGGTAAATCAGGAAATGCAGCTGATGTAGCACATTGTCCTCATTCGATGCATATTAGTGACGTCATcaacagaaaataatcatcaaccattttgataatcaatctCTAATGTGGGGATTCTTATTTATATCTTTGAcaactgaacatctttgagttttggggcgttgttcaaacaaaaaaaagacatttaaagagaTCCTCTAAGACTTTAACCATTTCATAGACCGAACTATTAAtaaaacagattaattgataatgaaaataattgttagttgcagtcctatcGAATATGAAAACTCACACTTTTTCGTTTTTATGGCCTGTTCAGTAAAAAGCTGAAAGAAATTTTTTgtccaaatctttttttttgtattgttttttttttttgcagacatggcAAATGCAGAaccttaaataataaataaataaataaataaataaataaataaataaataaataaataattaaataattaaataattaaataaattaaaaaatatgttgtgggattattccttatttcatgggctattttgggatttatactttattattactacatacttatatatatatatatataaaaaaactaaaaacaacaacaaagcattcgaatactgatttggaggttgattaccatggcaacggtcaaagtttcaaagcttcaaagcattcgggtcagtcCTAGTTGTAACCCTACTTTGgttaaacaaattaattttcatttaaCTTTACATAACTGCTAAAGGGGCAAGTTGAGAAGTAGTGCAGATCACTAAGTTTAGCACCTGAAAGTGGACAACAGGATGATGTGACATTGCAAGCAGAAAGGTCTCAAAAGTCATATTCTAAACTAGAGCTGCCCAATTAATTGAAACTTTATCGAAATTGCAATAtgacctactgcaattttcataTCACAGGAGGgcgcagtatttgttaaaaggCGAAATGAGTGCCAACACACCATATACTACAGACTGTGTTCAGCACAGAaacctgcaaaaatcacaccataatcattttaatatgcttttcattgaaaatgagaataatgatataaaaatgatcattccctcaaatatcacaaatcatatcgcaattgcaatatcagtcaaaataatcattataattttttcaaaatcatccAGCACTTTCCCAAATTGTATTTCCTGTATTGATATTTGCTTAAACACCCAACAAACTAACGTGACCTCGTCCGTCTACACTTGAGGGTTCACCACCGGGCTCTAAATGTGTGCAATCTACTCCCAACCAAATTCCAGGGACCTCTAAACTCAGGAGCTTCACACTCCTGTGGCCTAAACATGGCAGCAATTCTCCGAAAGCAGCGCAGGAGCTGAAAGAGTCTTTCATAAGGAGGGCCCCGAGCCAAACAGCAGTCCATTATGGCAGCAACATCAGGGCCCGCCACTGTGAGGCAAGAAGACTGAAATACACCAACAAGTGGCTGATATTCATTAAGTTCAGCCTCTGAGACCCACTAGAGACacgtttttctctcttttttaggGGGGCTTTAGGGGGAAACAGCAGTTCAACAGTAGAtgacacatagaagtggtgtacatcatctgaaagctgagaacctgaagattaatttgagatgcagttcaGCACTGTGGGTCAAGTTGTTGCAGtcataaatctgaaataaacatgaattgaatgaatgaaaaaatgtttttaggagataccatttgttacacaaattTGGTGCTAAagttaaccattttttaccacccgagaattgataaaaatgatcaataacccctccaaaataccacattaagacaccaagaccttgaggaacaccattgaaaaagccatgctgtgatttggtatcaaaaaccttttgacatttgtggatttctgcaagaattgcatttttcggcaattgaatggcgagcacttctattctggaaactgctcagaaacccccttagtGTCAATCTACctaagaaagccatccatcctctgaatgctcttggtctgtagtttgtggaggtaaagtttcatgaggctgtgattatcctagaggtcaccacaggtcattttatacactgaggtcaagtttcaaaaaatggactcactacaatgaaatgtctactatggggactaacgtcatcacacatgaatacagttgggctcattggatccacaagagtctcagctttacagtgatgcccaatttatgtaattcaagactgtttagagaccccagtatgcagaaatattcaaatacacccttttagaataggcgaaaataacacatttatactgcatgcaaaaaacggcatgttttttttccccaaactgcatgtgattattataaagtgggcatgtctgcaaagaggagactcgtgggtacccatagaacccatgtcattcacatatcttgaggtcagaggtcaagagacccctttgaaaatggccatgccagtttttcctcgccaaaatttagcccaactttgaaGCATTACTTAGCCTCCTtgccgacaagctaacatgactctgctggtaccaatggattccttagttgtcgttttgtagtttcatatgatatctgtaccttcactgtaggtctaaaactgaacctgctacagcctctgaagcACAGTAAAGTTGGGATAAAAAGGCTGTTTTAAATCAGTCACCTTCACTGAAACAAAATAACTGCAGGCTTACCCCTTCGTCTCTTCGTGCCAGAACGTGTCATCAAACCGGTCCTTAAATCAGACCTCCACACTCAGCCCTGAGCTCTTTCTGCTCAGATCACACGCAGAGCAACCATGACTAAGGATTGTTGTAGTGAACTTTAACTAGACTCGGAGGATTATGTCCCAGTCCAAAGGGTGCAAACCTTACAGGAGGCCAAAGCAATTCATTAAGCCGTCATTCCTCATAGCAACCAGGTCACAGGTACCAGAGGTTGAGAAAACACTTCTAATCTGCATAATAACTTCACCTGCATGAAAGGTGGAAAGTCCTGCAGGCTGAAtaagaagttaaaaacaaacCTGTGGTCAATACAAGACTTTGAATCCTACATAGTGGAGGTGTTTCTGTGATGCAATCAGTGCTCTGAGTATACTGTGACTGGACGGAGGCCACAGATCAGCCTGATAACAACAGAGCTCATTCATCAGGCACGCAAACTTACTTTTAACTGTACTAAAATCTGTTAATAACTGATTTAACTCCTTCTGGGCTTTAGTACAAAAATATGTTAGGAGTTCAAGAAGTGAATTATTAATGAACAACAAGCAACTTCTGAGCGTCTCAAAGTCCTTGAATAGTTTGAATTAGGACATAATATACAATGTAGGGTTGTGAGATGTGACAATATACATAACATGAGAGATTAGAAGTTAAAGCTGGGACGTTTTGCGATtcaatattgtgatttattgagatttttgttaactttttttaacactagactttttctctgtctttaaGAGCTTTTTATtaatacgatacaactttattgtcagtttgcactgaaattcattttgcatccataggcagctcaatttgagaaaaagtacacaataACAAAAGTACATAATTTTATAAATTTGGTTTTAAACTTGTCTGTAGTTTTATAAAAACGTGTCTACTTTTATTTATCGTATTTTATACTTGTATCTttttgtgtaaagcactttgaatgacCTCTTTGTATGataaggtgctatataaataaactcgCCTTGCCTAATCATGTGGTCAATAAAACAGTGACAAATGTccacagtgacatcatcaaatatttgttttgtccaacaccaccagttaaaaaaaaaccaagGATATTCAACTTACATGACATAAAACAGAGAATGTAAAGTAGAAAGTCTTCACATTTGAGCACTTAGAACTAAAAATTTGTTTTGgcttttttgcttgaaaattgatttaaatgattgattgattgattatcaa
This window harbors:
- the cant1a gene encoding soluble calcium-activated nucleotidase 1 isoform X1, with the translated sequence MNDLPATRIRGLIDEQRLLRLCPSRPPSSMPAPPGFTRLEQNEPMNSLRISVGGLPMLASMANTTDPRFRLKWRPIVAVAFFLALLLLISMHLTSGFRSRSYDSHVWRPSRGDTQPSDSSYNDTYPLSPPEHTSQGTRYRIAVIADLDTSSRSDKKLTWFSYMRRGHLLLSKSLEKVAVQWDEDRVLLESHLSEKGRGMELSELVVFNGKLYSVDDRTGVVYHIDGDKIVPWVILPDGDGSVAKGFKAEWLAVKDKHLYVGGLGKEWTTTEGEFVNNNPEWVKVVGFRGDVQHENWVPIYKSLKAAAGIEPPGYFIHESAAWSDTLQRWFFLPRRASKERYEEKADEHRGTNLALSCSPDFQDIVVSRVGPLNPTHGFSSFKFVPNTDNQIILALKSEEDAGKIATYIMVFTLDGSILLPETKIGDVKYEGVEFI
- the cant1a gene encoding soluble calcium-activated nucleotidase 1 isoform X2, which translates into the protein MPAPPGFTRLEQNEPMNSLRISVGGLPMLASMANTTDPRFRLKWRPIVAVAFFLALLLLISMHLTSGFRSRSYDSHVWRPSRGDTQPSDSSYNDTYPLSPPEHTSQGTRYRIAVIADLDTSSRSDKKLTWFSYMRRGHLLLSKSLEKVAVQWDEDRVLLESHLSEKGRGMELSELVVFNGKLYSVDDRTGVVYHIDGDKIVPWVILPDGDGSVAKGFKAEWLAVKDKHLYVGGLGKEWTTTEGEFVNNNPEWVKVVGFRGDVQHENWVPIYKSLKAAAGIEPPGYFIHESAAWSDTLQRWFFLPRRASKERYEEKADEHRGTNLALSCSPDFQDIVVSRVGPLNPTHGFSSFKFVPNTDNQIILALKSEEDAGKIATYIMVFTLDGSILLPETKIGDVKYEGVEFI